GTCTTGCCTGATAAAATAGCTGTGAATATGTTTTAGGCTTCAGATGTTAACCTTCTAAAACAATAATATTAAAGCATGCTTTGCATTACAAAAGCGGTATTTAATCAAATATGTTTCTGAGAGATTTCTCATGTGTAATGATTGGCTGATCTCTTTGGTGGAGGGGAGTTTTGGATTGTTAcgggttttctgtgctgaataaACTTTAGAAGGGCCTGCACTTTTGTACTTGATCTGCAGTGAAACCAGTTAGGAGTCACTGAATATGCTTTGTGCATCCATCTTCTCTTCAGCTCATTCTTCTATTGCTCTGTTATTGTTTCACAGCTTCGCAGATTTGATGTTGCTGGCATCCACAAAAGTAGCATTACAGCTTTAGCTTGGAGTCCCAATGGAATGAAATTATTCTCTGGAGATGACAAAGGAAAGATTGTCTACTCTGCACTAGACCTAGACCAGGTGAGCATTTGTTATACCTTAATTCACATTTGCACTTTCTGAAAGGATGCTtgtgtgtttaaatatttagcaGTTACGTAATTGCTCAGTGTTATGGGTTTAGTTGGATGGCTTTATTGGTATGCTTACACTTGGCCCAGTGTGTGCACACCCGGCAAGGCAACCACTGGATTTCCTTCAgaactgccttttcttttttaaaaagtaatgtattttaaaagaagtagTGATCCTTCTCATTTTTCATGAAATAACTATCAAATCTTTCTTCAGCTTTCAGCCagtactttcattttttttggaAGGGATATTTTTGACTGATGTGGCTATATTGGTGAAGTACTTCTCCCAGAATTGTTCAGCATCTTTGTCCGGAGTGTAGAATGAAAGCAACatttgggtgctgctggctgaccGGCATGTTACCCGTAAATGGAATTTTTCTCACATCTGGTTAGTTAATACAGACCTCAGATGTCAACAAAATTAATGCTAACTTGAATTTCTAAATGGGAGGAAAGTTTAAACAACATCTTATTTATTTGTGACTGTCCCTCAATTTGGTTTGACAGAAATCACCAGAAGTAATGATTGTCTCAGCAAGGCATGAGCTGGCagtggggaagaaggaagaaagtgtGTCCTGAAGTTCCTAAAGTTTCTGCGGATTTCAAGAGAAATGTATTAGCTAGTATTGCAAGAGAAACTACATTTCATAATGTGTCACACACAATCTAACTCTCCTCTTGCATACGTAAATTAAGTCCATATTCATTAAGTGAATTTCATGCAACAGGAgttcaaaagctttttgtttgttttttttttctcttgggcTTATAAATTTCTTTGAAGTGTTAGTTACCACTTTGCATTTTTAGGAAGGTTTGACTCTTGTgaattgtgtgtgtgtctttgaAAGGGTATTTGCAACTCCAGCCTTGTATTGGAAGAGCCATCTTCGATTGTCCAGCTGGATTACAACCAGAAGGTGCTGCTTGTCTCTACTTTGCAGCGGACTCTGCTTTTTTACACAGAAGAGAAATCCGTCAACCAAGTTGGAACACAGCCCAGAAAAAAGTAACCCTCATAAAATCCTGATGCAGGCTCATCTATTAATTCTTGCATTTCAAAGTGAATTACAGAGCGATCTAGGcagtaaaattaataaaacacagCAGTCTGCTCATAAAAAGCTAGTTACCATAGCTGTGTGTGATCGAACGTGAAATGACAATTATACCTATCTGGAAAGTATGTGGTTGTAAGTATGTCACAACTATATTTTCAAGGCactctcaggcaaaaatatttaagatgtTTTCTAAGCTGAAAACAGTGCCAAACTTCCTCTGCAGTCCCTCTTTGTTTACTGTGACTTGCAGTGAGCAGGCATTGCAATCAACTCTGTCTAATGGGTGATGTAATATTTGATGCAAAAAGCAAGTCATCATCCCTGTTTTTCTTATATGCTGAAGTGAATGTATAGTAAGCACTTAAATTTGAGTTGAAGACTAGGACCCTCTTGTATGGCTTTGACATCTCTTATGTAATTCCTCTTGAGTAAGGAAAAGAGAACCCAGTCAGAGAGCAGCATGACTGACTATTTCTCTTAAGGAGGGGAAATTTACCCTTGAAGGAGAGTTTATGATGTATCTTTCAGGGATATGAATAGTAAAAGGAATCCAAGGTCCATCTTATATGTGAAGGGTTTTCTTGGATCATAGTAATGGTGTTTCTGTGAAATGAAGGATTTAACAGCTGACGTCTGTTCTGTGCTTCTTGCAAGTAAAGGCTGCCAGTTCCTTAGCATTAGTTTGTAGTGTCTTgcttattttttataaattctgGGAGAAGGAAGCGTGCACAGTAGGATCTTTTTGAGATGGACAGAGTGTCATTAAGGCTATGAAGCTTATTAGGAGGAGTCATTTAACTTGCTCAGTTGATGTAGTGTGTGACATTCAAAGCTGAGGGGAAACTTGTTATTTGGAATTACTGCTCATGTCTTACTGTAACTAAATTTGTACTTCAGACATTTGACTGGATATTCTAATCAAAGACTTTTGATAATTTGTGAATTTGTGCCATTagtttttaaattgtttcaaaGTTGAGTAtatagcttttaaaataaattcttttgtATTTTAGCACTGGCAAATTTGGAGCATGTTTTATACCTGGCCTGTGTAAACAGAGTGACTTGACACTATTTGCTGCCAGACCTGGACTTCGTCTGTGGAAGTCTGATGTTCATGGGACTGTTCAGGCCACATTCATATTGAAAGATGTATTTGCTGGAGGAATAAAAACTTTTGAACTGTATCCTCGTTTAGAACCACCTGACAGAGGAAGTTACAGCTCTCCAGAGAAACACCTTGGGCTTGTCTCATGCTTTTTCCAAGAAGGATGGGTGCTGACCTGGAACGAATACAGCATCTATTTACTGGACACTGTGAACCAGGTAGATAAATCTTGTGGCtgcatattttgtttcttccatGTTTTTGTTCATGCTGTGCCATGAGACTCTGTTTTGGTTATACATTCTATGGCTGTGATTTAAATCCCTatttaaagcaacaaaaaaagaatatttattgtCTCCCTTCTCAAGCTGTCATCGCAATGATATACCCACCAACTATCTCAGCATGTTGTTTAtgaaaattacatatttttaaagctttcagtTAAGGTGTTAACATCATAATTAATTCTGATGCTTAGTGAAACATATAGAAACCTACAGTCTAGGAACTTGTgcagaaagatattttaagCCTATAAAATGTGCCTGGAActatttattctttctcttctaCCACTGTTGCTGTCTTTAAAAAGATGTATTACCTTTTATTTGGTATACAGTGAAGTCTTAGCTATCTTGTTGTCTTAAAAACGCATATGAATGCAGATACAAGCTAGTATATTTTTGTCTAAATGATATTAAATATTCATACTGTGGCACTCTTCTTCCACCAAATTGTATATTGCTTAAGTTGTTATATTTAGTTGCTTTTGGTTGGACAAAGAATGGATCTGTGGAATTTAAATTAGTATAAGAATGGAGCTGCATCATgattaaagggtttttttcggTTTCTTTTTTCCGTTTTCTTTTTTTGCGAAGATAAAAATCCTTAGCCTCTACTGTTTTTGTTGATTAAAATCCAGAGAACGCTTTTGTTAAGAGTACCACGTTGGGCAAACACTGTGTTAATCTAATgccaattatttctttttctgctgactCTTTACAGGCTTTGATTGGTGGCTTGGAAGGATATGGTGATATTGTGTCTGTGTCCTGTACCAACaatgagatttttctcttaaagGGAGATAGAGACATAATAAGAATTTCAAATAGACCTGAAGGACTGTCATCAATAGGTTTGTATAGATTAGTAAGCTTACTATGTAGAAATTAATAAGTTTAGTATGTATAAATTATTGTGTACCTCATGGAACATGGTGCATATTGTACTTTTTTAGtagcaaaaaaccaaaaccaacaaagctGAAACACATCAAACCTCAGACAAATCCCTTCAGATTGTTACAAAAACCTGCCAGGTCCTGTAGAGTTACTCATCTGTTCTGATAGGTTATATTTAGAGATCTGGTTTATCTGCTTATCTGAGCTTCTCTTTTGGCTGCAGTGAGAATGGGGgcattaagaaattaaatatgcTTGCCTTTTTTGAGAGTGGATCAGCATTAACCTAACGAGGCATCTCTAATCTGCATTTGAGAGCTCATTCTGAACCATGATGCTGAAGCAGTCTGGATTCCTGATCATGGTTATCCCTTTAGGATCAGTCTCAGCAGCTGAATACATTGATTCTGTGCCGCCTGTCACCAGCCATGTTCCAGGGGAAATCTCAGCCTTCCTagcaatgaaaaagaaagaattggCTAATAAATCCAAAGAATGATCACTAAAATTCCAAAAATAATTTGACTGTTTCATACTTGTTGCCATCTGAGTTGAACATTCATGTTACTAGAACTCTGTACAAAGGGCTACTAATACATTTAAATACTCCATCTTAGCTTTGTTTCAGCAAAACGCTAATAAATGTGCTATGAAGTCTCATGCAGTGCTGGAAAACTTAACTTTCTTGTCATTGCATATTGGCAATAGCTTTAGTCATTTTGGCAGGTCTTTACTCACAAACTTCTAGAGActgttcattattttaatttcaacttTCAAGTGTAGTTTGAATGGAGCCTTTAGAAGTGTATTTTCTGCTAATCACTACAGTGATTTATCTGAtaattttccttgattttttttcaagctacTGAATGTTTGAATGAAGAAGTTAAAGATATAGGACAGTGCTTCAGTGTGTGATAGAATTGGATCTTCCAAGCTGCAGACCTGTACTGTTCTTGTTACAAAAAcataaattcagcttttttctaATAGAAGTTTGATACAGGGTTTGGGGGAGGTGCTTTCTTATTAATTGGCAGGGCGTTTATAGTGTGCATGCATGCAcacaggtatttatttttaaatgttgcttgcttagatttttttttttttgcataaatatttttttcattcaataCTCTCTAAAATTATGCCCCTACTCATTTGATGCTAGTATTTATACTTGAACtatttatacttttatttttctcttggacAATTTCAGATGTGAATTCAAAATTGTCAAATCCTTTTACAGATACAAGTCCTAAATTGCTGACCCCATCATCAGTAGTTTCATCTGTATCATCCAGCCCTTCAgtggaaacagaaagaagaatggtTACTTCCCCATCAGTTACTGGTGATAAAAATGGCACTTCTTTGGTGAAAGATGATCTGGAAACTCCAACACTATCAGAGAAAAGTTTTGATAGAGTGGGAGACTTGAGCAATGAAGCCAGGAGAAGGGGCTGCTCTGTAGTAAGTGAATCAcgaagcaggagcagctctgtgaacTCTGTGGACAGTGGCTCAAGCTTTCTGATGTGTGCAGACCAACTTCCAGAAGCTCAGAGGGAAGGCCAGCTTTCTTCACAACGGTTCAGCACCATCAGCTCTGAAGATTTTGATCAAGAACTTATTGTAAAGCCAATtaaggtgaaaaagaaaaaaaagaagaaacagggTAGGTGGAGCAGAACTTTTCCTGACACTGCATGTTGTTAGAGCACATTGCATGGAAGAGTCTGTGTTGGGCAGGCTTCCTGTATACTGTGATGTTGTGCTTCTGAAATGGCTGAGGGGTTGTGGTGGGCCATTTCTGTTTAAGATGAAAATCTCCTTTAAAAGTGATAAATGGATAAAGTCTTCTTAGATCTGTTTGgagtttatttcttttgttttgttttctgtaaacATGCTTTGAGTTCTAATGTATTTGTTAATGGGACCATACAGTGGACTCTGTCCAGGTTTATGTTGGAATTGTGTAATATCTATTCATCCTATTCAGAATATTTGGCAGTGTCTTTCTTAGACATCCTCTTTAGTTTCATGAACTTTAGTGTGAGTACTCAATTATTTCAATTGTTTACTGTATTAAGACCTTTTTTGGCTTTATATGTATCATTTAATGttaaagttgaaaaaaaatcagtatggTTAAAATTTAGATTTAGCTTTGTTCTTCCTCCagttctaaaaatattttaatttcttgcttGGCACTGGGATTTAATACtacttttctccttctttttcatgtgtgtgtgtgataaCAGAAAGTGGGACAAGGAGAAACCACAGCTCTCTGGAAGGCACACCAATTTATGAGCGTCAGCTTTCTGGTGACAGTCCACATTCCTTGAATGCAGACTCCTTTTCCATGACTTCCAGCATAATGAGTGGCAGCATTGATCATTTGAGTACTGGATCTCCAGATCAGGAGAGTATGTTCAGCATGGAGTCCCATACAATCTTGCAAGAAGATAACGGTTCAGAAACTTTCAGTGTCCTGCAGTCTCCTGAGTCAGCAAATGTActaattaatgaagaaaatggagatgTGGCTGATTTACAGAAACTTCCAAACAGTGACAGTGGCAGGGGTACTTCAGCTATTATTGATACTTTGACATCTGCATCTCCTCTGATGCTCACAGAAGACTTGACAAGCAGTGTTGGTGGTGAATGTAATGGTGAGGTGGTTTCTGCAAGCAATGAATGCTGTCCTGGAAAGCTaagccaggaggaggaggagcaggatttTCCAACATTGTATAAAATAGATGAAGACTTGGATAAAATGAAGCTGCAGGATACTGAAAGATCTTCTGAAGATCCAGACCTTACAGACCAGATGGTTTTGGAATGTGACAGTATACTTGGTGTGCAGCCATCTCTGACACCAAAGGAGAGTGATGAAACTGGTGAGGAAGACCAACAGCAGCTGTCTCTAATCCACAGTGCTCTGTCAGACCCTTCTGCACTCCAGTGTGACATCTCTGACAGTGTTCATTCAGATAACTGTTCCATTTCTGGGTGGAATTTTGAAAGTGCAATCAAAGCTAAATGTAGTACTAGCACTGCTGAAAGGGTAGCAGACACTAATGAAAGTAGGACTGAAAAATCTGCCTCAAGTGATGAAGAGGATATTTATGGACATGGATTACCATATTCATCCTCAGAGACCAGCATGCCTGAAGTtggtgctgtgcctggtgcaCAGGATGTAGCCAAGATAAGCCTAGATGAAATGGTGCTGTTAAAATCTGATCAGGTATTTCTTTTTAGTTTAAATAAAGTACCTTTAaccttaaaaagaaacattcctGCAATTACCTGcaattcctgcttttcaaaagaaacattCCTGCAATTACTGTCCTTTACATCTTTAGGAGAgcaattttttgtttacttgatTCAATACACAAGTAAAATACAAAGCCAAGCAACAGTATGTGTTGTAAGTCTTAAAAAATGTGATGAATCTGATTTCAAAATGGGTGACGTGTGCTTGCAATGCAAAGAAGCTGTTCTGGCTGTGTTATTCCCAGCTCAACAAAAATGCTGTTAGAAACCCATCCATTAAAGAGTGAACAGTAAAACCCAGTCATGCTCAAAGGCTGCTGCTTGTTTGGATCTCCAGTAGTCCGAATTCTTCATGATGCTGTTCCCAAATACAGCTAACTTCATGAAGAATTAATGCTAATTATCTCACATGGCTGGCTTCTGCTTAAGGATTATTTTACCTCTAAATACTCAGAATAAGGATTAGTCTTTGCCCTCTAGCCAGCAGTAGTTAGTACTGTTTAAAATGTTGACAGTTTGCTTCTTCTGTTATCCCTCTTCATAGTTATTTGTGGGCAATCCTCATGGATACTATAGAAAAGAAGTACTGAAGTTAATTGTAAAATCTACAAAATTGCCTGAATCACTGGGACTTTTAGCAGAAGTCTTAAGAAGGAAATACAATTCTTGTACCGTGGGGGAATTGTTTCTTTTAGATCTGTAACAGCCTTGTATTGAGATCAACCAAATATTCATAAAAGTTGAGTTATAAGTTGTTGGTGTCCTATCTACTGACAACTGCAGCCCAAAGTGCAGAAGACTTTTGTTTCAGGTTATGGTATTCTTACACTCTGTCATGTTCAGAAATCTCCCCTGCTAATGTATGCAGTGCTTGAGTTCACCTCATGCAAGCAATCAAAATTTAAGAGAGCAGGCTGTAAACCAGATTTCTGCAAGACGTGGCTCCTCTACCATGCAGAGAGTACCAGAGTTGGATATTCAGCTGTCTTGTTCCCTTTGCTCATCACTTCCTAGACAGAGAATAATTTCCTGAACTACAGGCAGACTATACATTGTTAAAAATTCCTCCTTCTTTGGAGCTGGATGACAGGGTGgagaggtttatttttttttctaaatctgttGTTTGAGCAGTCTCATTGTGCTCATACAGCCTTAGAGAGCAGTGACAgatgtagttttattttacaCAAGACAAATTTATTCATTGATTAAAGTACTTAAGTACTTAGCTTTTagtttagctttttaaaaatcaaatcgTGGGAGCTGCTCTTCTTTTATACCCATTTTCTTATGCAGTTTGGAGACACTTGACACTGTTCTGACTCTACAGTTTTTAGTTTGCAGAGAGCTGGATGGGATACTCTGGCCCTGGATATGGCATCCTGAGCCTGGTTGTctcagaaaaatacatttggtGCCTGGACTACCGAGGCAGCCTGTACTGCAGTGCCCTTCCTGCGGCCGGCCTGCGCTGGCAGAAGTTTGAGGATGGAGTTCAGCAAGTGGCAGTTTCCCCCTCAGGTAGTTTGGCTTTTGCTGCACTGTTGCCTTGTAAATATAAAACTTGGATAGACTTGGgcattttctttggtttttgtgggtttttttttttttttttagtatcaGTTATTATTTAATTAGATGTAACCTGTCATTTTTGTGAGATTACATATATAGCTGAGAGCATATGTAATTTCCACATaggctgtttgtttgttttttcaaatcAATTACTTCCAGAAACTTGGTTGTTTAGGGCTTGTTTCATGTGAAAGTAGTGTGTtgatttggatttctttttgtttggttggtttttttaaatagtcaTAGTTAATATGACTGCATCTTCACTACCTCTGCATCCCATGTTCTAGTTTAAATGGCTGTCTTTCTAGCAGGTTCACATTGCATTTTGGGAGGTTTTCAACATGCATTTATTTGCCTGATTAAAGTGAACTTCAGAAGTAGCAGTTTAGTGGTAGGCAGAGAAGAGCTCCTTGTCTATACAAAACCTTGATTTTTGTTACAGAGCTATAGAAgttcttggctgtgagggtggtgaggcacaggaagaggttgcccagagaaactgtcgatgccccatccctggaagtgttcaaggccaggctggatgaggccTTCAGCAATCTGGTCAagtgagaggtgtccctgccctggcaggggggttggaactagatgatctttaagatcccttcccacccaaaccattctgtgatttacagttttaaagttctttttcttGTAAGTGTAGAACTGGCTTGGTGTATGCGTGGGTTGGttgatttgatttctttttaaatgctgaagaaaaaacttTGAAGTTTTCATACATTAGCATATGCACTTGTTCTGGATGGTTGTGAATGAGGATTATGTTGGATTAAAATTAAGCAGGTTTTGGTTATAAGCTTGCGTCACTTTTGGCCTTCCAGATTGTTTCAGGACTGGAGTGAAAATACAAAGTTTCTCAGccattttaatttccttgtcTCCTGCCTTGCCACTACTTTTCTTCCTTGTCATCTCTAAAAGCACATGTCAGTATTCCCTTCTGTCTGTAGGGGAAGACTTGCTATCtgttttaagaagaaagaaattctgtttgATCTGTAGCTGAGCTTTGCTATAGCCAAAACAATTTGAGAGTACTTGTAGTAGGTGAGAGTGTGGGTTCATCCAGCCTAGTGTCTTACCCTTAAAAGTGGTCCAGCAGGGTCCCTGCAGAAAAGTGAAAGGCATGGGCATGTGTCATATTTGACCGTGGTAGTTTGAGGCTGCAGTTGTTGGTGGCTCAAACTGCCTGGGCAAAAAGGttgtttctctgcatttcttatCCTTCAGTTCTAGGACTTCACCCAGCTTTTCACTGAATCTGTGTGAGTTTCCAGCATCCCCAGTTTGCCATGGATATGTTAATGCAGGAGCATGTTAACCACATGTCAAAATGGAATTAAATGCAACTTTGTGGAATCAttcaaaggaaattattatGACAGTGTACTGTTCTGGTACAAGCCAGCAGTTAAGTTTGGAGCTccatttggttttctttttttaagatattattatatattagaAGTCAGTTACTGTTCTGgtcttgcttaaaaaaaaattgtaaggGCTTTTTAAACTTGCATTTTTGTCTAATGCTATTgatttgcttttcccctcctaaTAGTTTAGCTGTAGCTAGGACATATCACCTGTGACTGTTGCAGTAATTGCTGAGTGCTATTATgttctttctttgcttctcttACAGGGACTCTTCTCTGGAAGATTGAACAAAAGACTAACAAAGCTTTTGCTTGTGGAAAAGTAACTATAAAAGGAAAACGGCACTGGTATGAGGCTTTACCCCAGGCTGTATTTGTGGCTCTGAGTGATGACACTGCCTGGATTATCAGAACAAATGGAGATCTGTATCTACAAACAGGTACCTGAATTAATTGCAGGCTCTTTGAATTTTTGTGGGCTGAAATTATTAGATTTCATGCCTATGGGATGATGGCAATTTGCTGTAAACTTTTATCCACAGCCAGGACACAAGGAAACCTTTTTATCTTGAGAAACACTTGGAAACAGTTGTGAGATTTTGTGTAATTAGGAGAGTGGAAAAGCAAGTTCATGGCCACTTGTTTTCTGTGTGCCAAGTGGAGTACATGCAGTACAGAGAATTTATGGCATGGGGAAGATATAAGGTGGATGG
This sequence is a window from Serinus canaria isolate serCan28SL12 chromosome 5, serCan2020, whole genome shotgun sequence. Protein-coding genes within it:
- the TECPR2 gene encoding tectonin beta-propeller repeat-containing protein 2 isoform X1, which translates into the protein MQILAMASVASPVIFKEFCPLYYLLNAIPTKIQKGFRSIVVYLTALDTNGDYIAVGSSIGMLYLYCRHVNQMKKYNFEGRCESITFVKLLSCFDDLVAVGTASGRVAVFQLVSSLPGRNKQLRRFDVAGIHKSSITALAWSPNGMKLFSGDDKGKIVYSALDLDQGICNSSLVLEEPSSIVQLDYNQKVLLVSTLQRTLLFYTEEKSVNQVGTQPRKNTGKFGACFIPGLCKQSDLTLFAARPGLRLWKSDVHGTVQATFILKDVFAGGIKTFELYPRLEPPDRGSYSSPEKHLGLVSCFFQEGWVLTWNEYSIYLLDTVNQALIGGLEGYGDIVSVSCTNNEIFLLKGDRDIIRISNRPEGLSSIDTSPKLLTPSSVVSSVSSSPSVETERRMVTSPSVTGDKNGTSLVKDDLETPTLSEKSFDRVGDLSNEARRRGCSVVSESRSRSSSVNSVDSGSSFLMCADQLPEAQREGQLSSQRFSTISSEDFDQELIVKPIKVKKKKKKKQESGTRRNHSSLEGTPIYERQLSGDSPHSLNADSFSMTSSIMSGSIDHLSTGSPDQESMFSMESHTILQEDNGSETFSVLQSPESANVLINEENGDVADLQKLPNSDSGRGTSAIIDTLTSASPLMLTEDLTSSVGGECNGEVVSASNECCPGKLSQEEEEQDFPTLYKIDEDLDKMKLQDTERSSEDPDLTDQMVLECDSILGVQPSLTPKESDETGEEDQQQLSLIHSALSDPSALQCDISDSVHSDNCSISGWNFESAIKAKCSTSTAERVADTNESRTEKSASSDEEDIYGHGLPYSSSETSMPEVGAVPGAQDVAKISLDEMVLLKSDQFAESWMGYSGPGYGILSLVVSEKYIWCLDYRGSLYCSALPAAGLRWQKFEDGVQQVAVSPSGTLLWKIEQKTNKAFACGKVTIKGKRHWYEALPQAVFVALSDDTAWIIRTNGDLYLQTGLSVDRPCARAVKVDCPYPLSQVTSRNNVVWALSEQRALLYREGVRSFCPEGEQWKSDIVSEMQALEPVCITLGDQQTLWALDIHGNLWFRTGIVSKKPQGDDNHWWQVSITDYVVFDQCSLFQTIIQATHTVATAAQAPVEKVADKLRMAFWSQQLQCQPSLLGVNGSGVWISSGKNEFHVAKGNLVGTYWNNIVPRGTASATKWIFVLASPASSKEGSFLWLCQSTKDLFCVSDQNPHFRPSTVQLPPEAEMVHYSACQDAIWGLDSLGQIFIRTLSSSCPTGMHWTKLDLSQLGGVKLISLTCGNQHVWACDTNGGIYFRVGTQPLNPSLMLPAWIMIEPPIQPVGINLVSIHSSPNDQMLWAIDSKWNVHVRVGITDEMPVGTDWEHVPGLQACQLALSARTVWARCPNGDVARRYGVTDKNPAGDYWKKIPGNVSRLTVTPLDELWAISTSGSLLQRLTKTFSHSHSLQKNNDTSVLLHPDDLEDEWEVI
- the TECPR2 gene encoding tectonin beta-propeller repeat-containing protein 2 isoform X2, whose translation is MWFTGKFGACFIPGLCKQSDLTLFAARPGLRLWKSDVHGTVQATFILKDVFAGGIKTFELYPRLEPPDRGSYSSPEKHLGLVSCFFQEGWVLTWNEYSIYLLDTVNQALIGGLEGYGDIVSVSCTNNEIFLLKGDRDIIRISNRPEGLSSIDTSPKLLTPSSVVSSVSSSPSVETERRMVTSPSVTGDKNGTSLVKDDLETPTLSEKSFDRVGDLSNEARRRGCSVVSESRSRSSSVNSVDSGSSFLMCADQLPEAQREGQLSSQRFSTISSEDFDQELIVKPIKVKKKKKKKQESGTRRNHSSLEGTPIYERQLSGDSPHSLNADSFSMTSSIMSGSIDHLSTGSPDQESMFSMESHTILQEDNGSETFSVLQSPESANVLINEENGDVADLQKLPNSDSGRGTSAIIDTLTSASPLMLTEDLTSSVGGECNGEVVSASNECCPGKLSQEEEEQDFPTLYKIDEDLDKMKLQDTERSSEDPDLTDQMVLECDSILGVQPSLTPKESDETGEEDQQQLSLIHSALSDPSALQCDISDSVHSDNCSISGWNFESAIKAKCSTSTAERVADTNESRTEKSASSDEEDIYGHGLPYSSSETSMPEVGAVPGAQDVAKISLDEMVLLKSDQFAESWMGYSGPGYGILSLVVSEKYIWCLDYRGSLYCSALPAAGLRWQKFEDGVQQVAVSPSGTLLWKIEQKTNKAFACGKVTIKGKRHWYEALPQAVFVALSDDTAWIIRTNGDLYLQTGLSVDRPCARAVKVDCPYPLSQVTSRNNVVWALSEQRALLYREGVRSFCPEGEQWKSDIVSEMQALEPVCITLGDQQTLWALDIHGNLWFRTGIVSKKPQGDDNHWWQVSITDYVVFDQCSLFQTIIQATHTVATAAQAPVEKVADKLRMAFWSQQLQCQPSLLGVNGSGVWISSGKNEFHVAKGNLVGTYWNNIVPRGTASATKWIFVLASPASSKEGSFLWLCQSTKDLFCVSDQNPHFRPSTVQLPPEAEMVHYSACQDAIWGLDSLGQIFIRTLSSSCPTGMHWTKLDLSQLGGVKLISLTCGNQHVWACDTNGGIYFRVGTQPLNPSLMLPAWIMIEPPIQPVGINLVSIHSSPNDQMLWAIDSKWNVHVRVGITDEMPVGTDWEHVPGLQACQLALSARTVWARCPNGDVARRYGVTDKNPAGDYWKKIPGNVSRLTVTPLDELWAISTSGSLLQRLTKTFSHSHSLQKNNDTSVLLHPDDLEDEWEVI